A portion of the Lolium rigidum isolate FL_2022 chromosome 1, APGP_CSIRO_Lrig_0.1, whole genome shotgun sequence genome contains these proteins:
- the LOC124674451 gene encoding probable aquaporin PIP2-7: MSTKELVPPAEEEITDIIVQRVPYWDPPAVKPLDTSELSEWSLYRALIGEFTASLILVYVSIATVIGYKFESSGPDDRCIGVGYLGVAWSFGATVSVLVYSTSGVSGGHINPAVSFALFLAGKVTLVRTVLYMVAQCLGAICGVGIVKGIMKHPYNSLGGGANSVAGGYSLGAALGAEIFGTFVLVYTVFSATDPKRTARDAFVPLVAALPIGLAVFVVHLATIPITGTGINPARSLGAAVLYNQHKTWKQHWIFWVGPFSGAALAAFYHKVVLRDIAVIKEALLSSFRMTG, from the exons ATGTCGACCAAGGAGCTTGTGCCCCCCGCGGAAGAAGAGATTACAGATATTATCGTCCAGAGGGTGCCGTACTGGGATCCCCCGGCAGTCAAGCCGCTGGACACGAGCGAGCTGTCAGAGTGGTCCCTCTACCGCGCTCTCATCGGCGAGTTCACGGCGTCGCTCATCCTCGTCTACGTGAGCATCGCCACCGTCATCGGGTACAAATTTGAGTCCTCCGGCCCCGACGACAGGTGCATCGGTGTCGGGTACCTCGGCGTTGCCTGGTCCTTCGGCGCCACCGTCTCCGTCCTCGTCTACTCCACCAGCGGCGTCTCGGGCGGGCACATCAACCCGGCGGTGTCGTTCGCGCTGTTCCTCGCCGGCAAGGTGACGCTGGTGCGCACCGTGCTATACATGGTGGCGCAGTGCCTCGGCGCCATTTGCGGCGTGGGCATCGTGAAGGGGATCATGAAGCACCCCTATAActccctcggcggcggcgcaAACTCGGTGGCCGGGGGCTACTCGCTCGGAGCAGCCCTCGGCGCCGAGATCTTTGGCACGTTCGTGCTCGTCTACACCGTCTTTTCCGCCACCGACCCCAAGCGCACCGCGCGGGACGCCTTCGTCCCG TTGGTGGCGGCCCTGCCGATCGGTTTGGCGGTGTTCGTGGTGCACCTGGCGACCATACCGATCACCGGCACCGGCATCAACCCGGCGAGGAGCCTGGGCGCCGCCGTGCTTTACAACCAGCACAAAACGTGGAAGCAGCAC TGGATCTTCTGGGTCGGGCCGTTCAGCGGCGCGGCGCTGGCGGCGTTCTACCACAAGGTCGTGCTGCGCGACATTGCTGTAATCAAGGAGGCGCTGCTGAGCTCGTTCAGGATGACCGGCTAG